A genomic region of Janthinobacterium lividum contains the following coding sequences:
- a CDS encoding methionine ABC transporter ATP-binding protein encodes MTTPHRTPVIRIDGANKTFALPKGEQFHAVKSVTLEVYPGDIFGLIGKSGAGKSTLLRLINLLERPDSGTITVAGRELTRLGKSELRDARQNIGMIFQQFNLLQNASVFDNVAFPLKIHGTTKGEQIAARVEECLALVGLSDKLHSYPAQLSGGQKQRVAIARALASHPDVLLCDEPTSALDAETTRALLDTLRDINARLGVTIVIVSHELSVLGAICNRVAVVENGAIAEQFDLSDTATPRKTALGRELAYYGTEAFEATAWKDATHV; translated from the coding sequence ATGACCACACCACACCGTACGCCGGTGATTCGCATCGATGGCGCAAACAAGACCTTCGCGCTGCCCAAAGGCGAACAATTCCACGCGGTCAAATCGGTCACGCTGGAAGTCTATCCCGGTGATATTTTCGGCCTGATCGGCAAGAGCGGCGCCGGCAAATCGACCTTGCTGCGCCTGATTAACTTGCTCGAGCGCCCCGACAGCGGCACCATTACCGTGGCCGGGCGCGAATTGACACGCCTGGGCAAGAGCGAATTGCGCGACGCGCGCCAGAACATCGGCATGATTTTCCAGCAATTCAACCTGCTGCAAAACGCCAGCGTGTTCGACAACGTCGCCTTCCCACTGAAAATCCATGGCACGACCAAGGGCGAGCAGATCGCCGCCCGCGTCGAGGAATGTCTGGCGCTGGTGGGCCTGTCTGACAAGCTGCACAGCTATCCGGCACAATTGTCCGGCGGGCAGAAGCAGCGCGTGGCCATTGCCCGCGCCCTGGCCAGCCACCCGGACGTGCTGCTGTGCGACGAGCCGACGTCCGCGCTGGACGCGGAAACCACGCGCGCCCTGCTCGACACCCTGCGCGACATCAATGCGCGCCTGGGAGTGACCATCGTCATCGTCAGCCATGAGCTATCGGTGCTGGGCGCCATCTGCAACCGCGTGGCCGTCGTGGAAAACGGCGCCATCGCCGAACAATTCGATTTGAGCGACACGGCCACCCCGCGCAAGACGGCGCTGGGACGCGAGCTGGCTTATTACGGCACCGAGGCGTTTGAAGCCACCGCATGGAAGGATGCAACACATGTTTGA
- a CDS encoding methionine ABC transporter permease, with amino-acid sequence MFEESINNVINLLPEIWVALGQTMTMLGIGLTAAILIGGPLGILLFLVSEGQSLENRPLSTILGWLVNTVRSFPFIILLVALTPFTRIIAGTSIGPLAASVPLSFAAIPYLARLVEQNLREVPRGVIEAAHAMGASEMQIIFRVLLVEARSGLVLALTVLSISFLSYSAVAGVVGGGGIGDLAIRYGYYRFETDIMVATVAILIVLVQTIQFAGTRIAKRLDKR; translated from the coding sequence ATGTTTGAAGAATCGATCAATAACGTCATCAACCTGCTGCCGGAAATCTGGGTGGCGCTGGGCCAGACCATGACGATGCTGGGCATTGGACTGACCGCCGCCATCCTGATCGGCGGCCCGCTGGGCATCCTGCTGTTTCTCGTCTCGGAAGGCCAGTCGCTGGAAAACCGTCCGCTGTCGACGATCCTCGGCTGGCTGGTGAACACCGTGCGCAGCTTCCCGTTCATCATCCTGCTGGTCGCCCTGACGCCGTTTACGCGCATCATCGCCGGCACCTCGATCGGCCCGCTGGCAGCCAGCGTACCGCTGTCGTTTGCCGCCATTCCCTACCTGGCGCGCCTGGTGGAACAGAACCTGCGCGAAGTGCCGCGCGGCGTGATCGAAGCGGCGCACGCCATGGGCGCATCGGAAATGCAGATCATCTTCCGCGTGCTGCTGGTGGAAGCGCGCTCCGGCCTGGTGCTGGCCCTGACCGTGCTGTCGATCAGCTTCCTGTCGTATTCGGCCGTGGCCGGCGTGGTGGGCGGCGGCGGTATCGGCGACCTGGCCATCCGCTACGGCTACTACCGCTTCGAGACGGACATCATGGTCGCCACCGTGGCCATCCTGATCGTGCTGGTGCAAACCATCCAGTTCGCCGGCACGCGCATCGCCAAGCGCCTCGACAAACGTTAA
- a CDS encoding MetQ/NlpA family ABC transporter substrate-binding protein has translation MNHIRRNLLLAAASLAFATAAHAKDPKELVIGTSSGPYSDQLKLGIKPILEKQGYKVKIVEFNDYVQPNYALAEGSLDANVFQHIVYLTKFATDNKLPLSSLITVPTMPIGLYGGKQKSLADVKNGATITMPNDPTNQARALVMLAKMGWIKLKPNVDPLRASERDVLENPKKLKLVPLEAAQLPRSLADADYAFVNGNFALAAGMKLTSALAVEKISDSYINLVAIRTADKAKPWVKDLEAAYRSRAFLDATNKYLAGYEKTDYQLALEKTLKK, from the coding sequence ATGAACCACATTCGCCGCAACCTGCTCCTGGCCGCCGCCAGCCTGGCCTTCGCCACCGCCGCCCACGCCAAGGATCCGAAAGAACTCGTCATCGGCACCAGCTCCGGCCCGTATTCGGACCAGCTGAAGCTGGGCATCAAGCCTATCCTGGAAAAACAGGGCTACAAGGTCAAGATCGTGGAATTCAACGACTACGTGCAGCCGAACTACGCGCTGGCCGAAGGTTCGCTGGACGCCAACGTATTCCAGCACATCGTCTATCTGACCAAGTTCGCCACCGATAACAAGCTGCCCCTGAGCTCATTGATCACCGTGCCGACCATGCCGATCGGCCTGTACGGCGGCAAGCAAAAGTCCTTGGCCGACGTGAAGAACGGCGCCACCATCACCATGCCGAACGATCCGACCAACCAGGCGCGCGCGCTGGTGATGCTGGCCAAGATGGGCTGGATCAAGCTCAAACCGAACGTCGATCCGCTGCGCGCTTCCGAGCGCGACGTGCTGGAAAACCCGAAGAAGCTGAAACTGGTGCCGCTGGAAGCGGCGCAGCTGCCACGTTCGCTGGCCGACGCCGACTACGCTTTTGTCAACGGTAACTTCGCCCTGGCCGCCGGCATGAAGCTGACGTCGGCCCTCGCCGTGGAAAAGATCTCGGACAGCTACATCAACCTGGTCGCCATCCGCACGGCCGACAAGGCCAAGCCATGGGTCAAGGACCTGGAAGCGGCCTACCGCTCGCGCGCCTTCCTCGACGCGACGAACAAATACCTGGCCGGCTACGAAAAGACGGACTACCAGCTGGCGCTGGAAAAGACGCTGAAAAAATAA
- a CDS encoding OmpW/AlkL family protein codes for MKKSATAAAIVLAAIGAFAGNAMAQESPWLVRARAVHIDPANKSAPVGGVGASDLIHVSSKTIPEIDISYFFTPNIAAELILTYPQKHDVTLSGTKIGSFKHLPPTLSLQYHFMPEKQFSPYVGAGVNYTNISDVKLLNGAGRLEHDSWGFSLQAGVDYKLDKNWSLNFDIKKVQIRSDVLAGGAKISEVKVDPLLIGVGVGYRF; via the coding sequence ATGAAAAAGTCCGCAACTGCAGCAGCAATCGTCCTGGCCGCCATCGGCGCATTCGCCGGCAACGCAATGGCACAGGAAAGCCCATGGCTGGTCCGTGCGCGCGCCGTGCATATCGATCCGGCCAACAAATCTGCTCCCGTTGGTGGCGTCGGCGCATCCGACCTGATTCACGTCAGCAGCAAGACGATTCCTGAAATCGATATTTCCTACTTCTTCACGCCAAATATCGCTGCCGAGCTGATCCTGACGTATCCGCAAAAGCATGACGTCACCTTGTCCGGCACGAAGATCGGCAGCTTCAAGCATTTGCCGCCGACCCTGTCGCTGCAATACCACTTCATGCCTGAAAAACAGTTCAGCCCATACGTGGGTGCGGGCGTGAACTACACGAATATCTCGGACGTGAAATTGCTGAACGGCGCCGGCCGCCTGGAACATGACAGCTGGGGCTTCTCGCTGCAAGCCGGTGTCGATTACAAACTGGACAAAAACTGGTCCTTGAACTTCGACATCAAGAAAGTGCAGATCCGCAGCGACGTATTGGCCGGTGGCGCCAAGATCAGCGAAGTCAAGGTGGATCCACTCCTGATCGGCGTCGGTGTGGGTTACCGTTTCTAA
- a CDS encoding LysR family transcriptional regulator, whose protein sequence is MDRFDAMRIFTRIVELRSFTQAAHDLGYPKATVTHAIKQLEARLRVRLLQRTTRQVTPTPDGEAYYQRCVRLLADLEETEAVFSSAAQQPAGKLRIDLHATLAMHFVMPVLDQFCARYPLIELEIGMGDRLVDLVREGVDCVLRVGELGDSSMVARRVALLEQVTCASPAYLAAHGTPETLAQLDGHRAVNFFSAQTGKVWPFDFKADGQRHSVALPGTVSVNSADAYHACCRAGMGLIQAPRYHLERALADGDLVEVLRDLRPDPLPVSVLYPHHRQLSPRVRVFADWVASLFDGVH, encoded by the coding sequence ATGGACCGATTTGATGCGATGCGCATTTTTACCCGCATCGTCGAACTGCGCAGTTTCACCCAGGCGGCGCATGACCTTGGCTACCCGAAGGCGACCGTCACGCATGCGATCAAGCAGCTTGAAGCGCGGCTGCGCGTGCGCCTGCTGCAGCGGACCACGCGGCAAGTGACGCCCACGCCCGATGGCGAGGCGTATTACCAGCGCTGCGTGCGCCTGCTGGCGGACCTGGAAGAAACGGAAGCCGTGTTCAGTTCGGCGGCCCAGCAGCCGGCCGGCAAGCTGCGCATCGACCTGCACGCGACCCTGGCCATGCATTTCGTCATGCCCGTGCTGGACCAGTTCTGCGCCCGCTATCCGCTGATCGAACTGGAAATCGGCATGGGCGACCGCCTCGTCGACCTGGTGCGCGAAGGCGTCGATTGCGTGCTGCGCGTGGGCGAGCTGGGCGATTCGTCCATGGTGGCGCGCCGCGTGGCGCTGCTGGAGCAGGTGACGTGCGCCAGCCCCGCCTACCTGGCCGCGCATGGCACGCCGGAGACTCTGGCGCAACTGGATGGCCACCGCGCCGTCAATTTCTTTTCCGCCCAGACGGGCAAGGTCTGGCCCTTCGATTTCAAGGCGGACGGCCAGCGGCACAGCGTGGCCTTGCCGGGCACGGTGTCCGTCAACAGTGCGGACGCATACCACGCCTGTTGCCGCGCGGGCATGGGCTTGATCCAGGCGCCCCGCTACCATCTGGAGCGGGCGCTGGCGGACGGCGACCTGGTGGAAGTGCTGCGGGACTTGCGTCCCGACCCGCTGCCCGTGTCCGTGCTGTATCCCCACCACCGGCAATTGTCGCCCCGTGTGCGTGTGTTTGCCGACTGGGTCGCCAGCCTGTTTGACGGCGTGCATTGA
- the fur gene encoding ferric iron uptake transcriptional regulator, whose product MDILRELRESGLKVTIPRLRILQLFQEGTIKHLSADDVYKLLLAEKIDVGLATIYRVLMQFAEAGILFRRHFESGHAVFELNEGQHHDHLVCTGCGKVDEFVDEGIELRQNEIAAERGFVLHEHALSLYGTCAECTAKKVPPRKAS is encoded by the coding sequence ATGGATATATTGAGGGAACTGCGTGAATCGGGCTTGAAAGTAACCATCCCCCGCTTGCGGATTCTGCAGCTGTTTCAAGAAGGCACGATCAAGCACCTGAGTGCGGACGATGTCTACAAACTCTTGCTGGCCGAAAAAATCGACGTGGGCCTGGCCACCATCTACCGCGTGCTGATGCAGTTTGCCGAAGCGGGCATTTTGTTTCGCCGGCACTTCGAATCCGGCCACGCCGTGTTCGAACTGAACGAAGGCCAGCACCACGACCACCTGGTCTGCACGGGCTGCGGCAAGGTCGATGAATTCGTCGACGAAGGCATTGAACTGCGCCAGAACGAGATCGCCGCCGAGCGGGGCTTCGTGCTGCACGAGCACGCGCTGTCACTGTACGGCACCTGCGCCGAGTGCACGGCGAAGAAAGTCCCGCCGCGCAAAGCGTCCTGA
- a CDS encoding MerR family transcriptional regulator, with product MYIGEIARLTGTSPKALRHYEALGLLGDVRRSGAYRVYTQQDLAQVRLIRQAQALGFRLAELLPILAGDDTDWAALSQHIAAKRAQVRQDIARLRQLDAQLADIDTEIRDCLAQQRLQEAA from the coding sequence ATGTACATCGGAGAAATCGCCCGCCTGACGGGCACCTCGCCCAAGGCCTTGCGCCACTATGAAGCGCTGGGCTTGCTGGGCGACGTGCGCCGCTCGGGCGCCTACCGCGTCTACACGCAGCAAGACCTGGCGCAAGTGAGGCTGATACGCCAGGCGCAGGCCCTGGGCTTCCGCCTGGCCGAACTGCTGCCCATTCTGGCCGGCGACGATACCGACTGGGCCGCCCTGTCGCAGCACATCGCCGCCAAGCGCGCACAGGTGCGGCAGGATATCGCCCGCCTGCGCCAGCTCGATGCGCAATTGGCCGACATCGACACGGAAATCCGCGACTGCCTGGCGCAGCAGCGTCTGCAAGAGGCCGCTTGA
- a CDS encoding NAD(P)H-dependent oxidoreductase: MTKTTPKRILILLGHPSGDSFCAALAEAYAATARSAGHTVRELRLGQLDFDPILHEGYRQVQPLEADLLAAQEAISWAEHLVFAYPIWWGGAPALLKGFVDRVFLPGYAFKYRPGKAFPAQLLKGRTAQLLVTMDTPPWYFRWVYRMPGIHQLRKTTLEFCGVQPVRVASFGPILNSTEPQRARWLAQAQVLARRL; encoded by the coding sequence ATGACCAAGACGACACCCAAGCGCATTTTGATACTCCTCGGCCACCCGTCGGGCGACAGCTTTTGCGCCGCCCTGGCCGAAGCCTACGCCGCCACGGCCCGCAGCGCAGGCCACACTGTGCGCGAACTGCGCCTGGGCCAGCTGGACTTCGATCCCATTCTGCACGAAGGCTACCGCCAGGTGCAGCCGCTGGAAGCGGACTTGCTGGCGGCGCAGGAAGCCATCAGCTGGGCCGAACACCTGGTGTTCGCCTACCCGATCTGGTGGGGCGGCGCACCGGCCCTGCTGAAGGGCTTTGTCGACCGCGTCTTCCTGCCCGGCTACGCTTTCAAGTACCGGCCCGGCAAGGCTTTCCCGGCGCAACTGCTGAAAGGCCGCACGGCCCAGCTGCTGGTGACGATGGATACGCCGCCCTGGTATTTCCGCTGGGTCTACCGCATGCCCGGCATCCACCAGCTGCGCAAGACGACGCTCGAGTTTTGCGGCGTCCAGCCCGTCAGGGTGGCCAGCTTCGGCCCCATCCTCAACTCCACCGAGCCGCAGCGCGCGCGCTGGCTG